Proteins encoded in a region of the Buchnera aphidicola (Thelaxes suberi) genome:
- the sbcB gene encoding exodeoxyribonuclease I produces MQNKNFLFYDYETFGTNISLDKPSQFACIRTDYNFKILSKPTIVYCSLPLDYLPNPESIFITNITPQIADQKGIKEFYFAKIINQKFMKKNTCVIGFNNINFDDELTRNIFYRNLLDPYEWSYKHNNSRWDLINLLRACYILRPKGIIWPKKKTGLISFKLQDIAKENNIKHDVVHDALSDVYATMSVAKLIKTVQPKLFNFFFKLRLKHNIIDFFHKYSNLPIFYFSSIFGSNRENYSIIRLMRQYHFNSNIIIGFDLKYDINDFLQEFYHQKKNNQIIVKNLFLKGLIFIYINKCPILAPINVLHKKDMYNLNVNIDSYIKYFNKLNKYTYVFKELSKICFFKRKLYLEKNVDLLLYSDFFKENDKKIMQLIHCIKPYYFCKNTFQFQEERVKQLFFRMKARNFFSFLSENEKRKWLNYCKNHFNFSYIRQYKNNLNNIMQSNAYFLNKKNIYNAIIIYLKKKIKNFY; encoded by the coding sequence ATGCAAAATAAAAATTTTTTGTTTTATGATTATGAAACTTTTGGAACAAATATTAGTTTAGATAAACCATCACAATTTGCATGTATTAGAACTGATTATAATTTTAAGATACTATCAAAACCCACTATTGTTTATTGTTCACTTCCGTTAGATTATTTACCCAACCCTGAATCCATATTTATTACGAATATTACCCCTCAAATAGCAGATCAAAAAGGAATAAAAGAATTTTATTTTGCAAAGATCATAAATCAGAAATTTATGAAAAAAAATACTTGTGTTATTGGATTTAACAATATTAATTTTGATGATGAATTAACTAGAAATATTTTTTATAGAAATTTATTAGATCCATATGAATGGAGTTATAAACACAATAATTCTAGATGGGATTTAATTAATCTTTTAAGAGCGTGTTATATTTTAAGACCTAAAGGTATTATATGGCCTAAAAAAAAAACGGGATTAATTAGTTTTAAATTACAAGATATCGCAAAAGAAAATAATATTAAGCATGATGTAGTTCATGATGCTTTATCTGATGTTTATGCTACAATGTCTGTAGCAAAATTAATTAAAACTGTACAACCAAAATTATTTAATTTTTTTTTTAAACTTAGATTAAAACATAATATAATAGATTTTTTTCATAAATACAGTAATCTACCAATTTTTTATTTTTCTAGTATTTTTGGAAGTAACCGTGAAAATTATAGTATTATAAGATTAATGAGACAATATCATTTTAATTCTAATATTATTATTGGTTTTGATTTAAAATATGATATTAATGATTTTTTACAGGAATTTTATCATCAAAAAAAAAATAATCAAATAATTGTAAAAAATTTATTCCTAAAAGGTTTAATTTTTATTTATATTAATAAATGTCCTATCCTTGCTCCAATTAATGTATTGCATAAAAAGGATATGTATAATTTAAATGTTAATATAGATAGTTACATTAAATATTTTAATAAATTAAATAAATATACTTATGTATTTAAAGAATTAAGTAAAATATGTTTTTTTAAAAGAAAATTATATTTAGAAAAAAATGTAGATTTACTATTATATAGTGATTTTTTTAAAGAGAACGATAAAAAAATTATGCAATTAATTCATTGCATTAAACCTTATTATTTTTGTAAAAACACATTTCAATTTCAAGAAGAAAGAGTAAAACAATTATTTTTTCGCATGAAAGCTCGTAATTTTTTTTCTTTTTTATCAGAGAATGAAAAAAGAAAATGGTTAAATTATTGTAAAAATCACTTTAATTTTTCATATATTAGACAATATAAAAATAATTTAAACAATATAATGCAATCAAATGCATATTTTTTAAATAAAAAGAATATTTATAATGCAATTATTATTTATTTAAAAAAGAAAATAAAAAATTTTTACTAA
- the dut gene encoding dUTP diphosphatase — MNQNINIKIIDNRIGTIFSFPKYSTLGSSGIDLRACCNKNIILNANKTILLSSGIAIHINDMLITGMIFPRSGLGHKYGVVLGNSVGIIDSDYQGELLLSIWNRDKKKDFLIYPGMRIAQLLFIPIIRPNFNFVSDFEKNTKRGFSGFGHTGND, encoded by the coding sequence ATGAACCAGAATATTAATATCAAAATTATTGATAATAGAATTGGAACTATTTTTTCTTTTCCAAAATATAGCACGTTAGGATCTTCAGGTATTGATTTGAGAGCTTGTTGTAATAAAAACATTATTTTAAATGCTAATAAAACAATTTTACTTTCTTCTGGAATAGCAATACATATTAATGATATGTTAATCACTGGGATGATATTTCCGAGATCGGGTTTAGGTCATAAATATGGCGTTGTATTAGGTAATTCAGTTGGTATTATTGATTCAGATTATCAAGGTGAATTATTATTGTCTATATGGAATAGAGATAAAAAAAAGGATTTTTTAATCTATCCTGGAATGCGAATAGCACAATTATTATTTATTCCTATAATTAGGCCTAATTTTAATTTTGTATCAGATTTTGAAAAAAACACAAAAAGAGGTTTTTCGGGTTTTGGGCATACAGGTAATGATTAA
- a CDS encoding 3'(2'),5'-bisphosphate nucleotidase CysQ — protein MINKIIALSKLAGISVMKYFNNKNFLLRHMIIRYKNDISPVTIADKISHDVIIKGLRHIDPETVIISEESRFNLSNFPSYKKKKYWLIDPLDGTKEFINNIPEFTINISLIKDGYPILGVIYVPCFNIVYFALFNESWKIESNGIKKKIVVKNKYPQKILTSRSHTNQTTNNFINKLEKKPYKKLKMGSSLKFCYIAEGKAQLYVRCHPIYTWDISAGHAILLGSGGYIYTLSSNLINYKLKNNNSFLIDSGIIASSCRQ, from the coding sequence ATGATTAATAAAATAATTGCATTATCAAAATTGGCTGGAATATCTGTGATGAAATATTTTAATAATAAAAATTTTTTATTACGTCATATGATAATTCGTTATAAAAACGATATCTCTCCAGTAACTATTGCTGATAAAATATCGCATGATGTTATTATAAAAGGATTACGTCATATAGATCCTGAAACTGTTATAATATCAGAAGAATCGAGATTTAATCTTAGCAATTTTCCTTCATATAAAAAAAAAAAATATTGGTTAATTGATCCTTTAGATGGCACTAAAGAATTTATTAATAATATTCCTGAATTTACTATTAATATATCTTTAATAAAAGATGGATATCCAATATTAGGAGTAATTTACGTTCCATGTTTTAATATTGTATATTTTGCATTGTTTAATGAATCGTGGAAAATAGAAAGTAATGGTATAAAGAAAAAAATTGTGGTTAAAAATAAATATCCTCAAAAAATATTAACTAGCCGATCACACACTAATCAAACAACTAATAATTTTATTAATAAATTAGAAAAAAAACCATATAAAAAATTAAAAATGGGATCGTCTTTAAAATTTTGTTATATCGCTGAAGGAAAAGCACAATTATATGTACGATGTCATCCTATTTATACATGGGATATATCTGCCGGTCATGCTATTTTATTAGGATCTGGTGGTTATATTTATACTCTTTCTAGCAATTTAATAAATTATAAGTTAAAAAATAATAACTCTTTTTTAATTGATTCTGGAATTATTGCTTCATCGTGCAGACAGTAA